Proteins encoded in a region of the Pieris rapae chromosome 10, ilPieRapa1.1, whole genome shotgun sequence genome:
- the LOC110991279 gene encoding probable uridine nucleosidase 2 isoform X1 produces MKRGATPVRPKLVIDEDGGADDAMAIFMALICEKYLNGPQVVGLTTVFGNVNESQAYINTQRILNIAERKDVPIYRGAASPFVSGIESDYFFGMDGLGDNEVEDYDKIPARPIHAALALIHFSHLYGDKLIVVAIGSLTNIGLAMKLDPGFISRIGQLYVGAGHIHGAKYKEPEFNAAMDPEAYHIVANHSYPSQVTVVPFSPILTHVQIEKNWRINVLGKIPTAVSSYMIKFERKSIAAVNYWANLDPAVMAVALRESLVDEFKLSLNTIILCGTERGVTPHDFISENPNARVVVQINKIEYMIFLYTVFSTPVQDLGLRD; encoded by the exons ATGAAACG TGGAGCGACACCTGTGCGACCCAAACTAGTTATAGACGAAGATGGAGGTGCCGATGACGCAATGGCCATTTTTATGGCACTCATTTGCGAGAAATATTTGAACGG gcCGCAAGTGGTAGGTTTAACCACGGTCTTTGGTAATGTCAATGAAAGCCAAGCCTACATTAATACTCAAAGGATCTTAAACATAGCAGAGAGAAAAGAT GTCCCAATCTACCGTGGTGCCGCATCGCCATTCGTCAGTGGCATCGAATCTGACTACTTTTTTGGAATGGACGGCCTTGGTGACAATGAAGTAGAGGATTACGATAAAATTCCTGCCAGACCGATTCACGCAGCGTTGGCTCTTATCCATTTTTCACACTTATATGGTG aCAAACTAATAGTCGTAGCAATCGGATCATTAACCAATATTGGACTGGCAATGAAACTGGATCCAGGGTTTATTTCAAGAATAGGACAATTGTATGTCGGTGCAGGGCATATTCACG GTGCGAAATACAAAGAGCCTGAGTTTAACGCAGCCATGGATCCAGAAGCATACCACATCGTAGCCAACCACAGTTACCCCAGCCAAGTCACAGTAGTCCCCTTTTCACCTATATTAACCCATGTTCAAATTGAAAAG aattGGCGGATCAATGTTCTTGGAAAGATACCAACAGCTGTTTCAagttatatgataaaattcGAACGAAAATCTATTGCCGCTGTTAATTATTGGGCTAATTTAGATCCAGCTGTAATGGCGGTGGCGCTTCGTGAGAGCTTAGTCGAtgagtttaaattatctttaaacactattattttatgtg GTACAGAAAGAGGCGTTACTCCACACGACTTCATTTCGGAAAACCCAAACGCAAGAGTAGTAGTGCAAATCaacaaaatagaatatatgatatttttatatacagtattCTCCACTCCAGTACAAGATTTAGGATTAAGAGATTGA
- the LOC110991279 gene encoding probable uridine nucleosidase 2 isoform X2, with amino-acid sequence MTFSYCKLLCYLLVASQCGATPVRPKLVIDEDGGADDAMAIFMALICEKYLNGPQVVGLTTVFGNVNESQAYINTQRILNIAERKDVPIYRGAASPFVSGIESDYFFGMDGLGDNEVEDYDKIPARPIHAALALIHFSHLYGDKLIVVAIGSLTNIGLAMKLDPGFISRIGQLYVGAGHIHGAKYKEPEFNAAMDPEAYHIVANHSYPSQVTVVPFSPILTHVQIEKNWRINVLGKIPTAVSSYMIKFERKSIAAVNYWANLDPAVMAVALRESLVDEFKLSLNTIILCGTERGVTPHDFISENPNARVVVQINKIEYMIFLYTVFSTPVQDLGLRD; translated from the exons ATGACGTTCagttattgcaaattattgtgttatttattgGTTGCTAGTCAATG TGGAGCGACACCTGTGCGACCCAAACTAGTTATAGACGAAGATGGAGGTGCCGATGACGCAATGGCCATTTTTATGGCACTCATTTGCGAGAAATATTTGAACGG gcCGCAAGTGGTAGGTTTAACCACGGTCTTTGGTAATGTCAATGAAAGCCAAGCCTACATTAATACTCAAAGGATCTTAAACATAGCAGAGAGAAAAGAT GTCCCAATCTACCGTGGTGCCGCATCGCCATTCGTCAGTGGCATCGAATCTGACTACTTTTTTGGAATGGACGGCCTTGGTGACAATGAAGTAGAGGATTACGATAAAATTCCTGCCAGACCGATTCACGCAGCGTTGGCTCTTATCCATTTTTCACACTTATATGGTG aCAAACTAATAGTCGTAGCAATCGGATCATTAACCAATATTGGACTGGCAATGAAACTGGATCCAGGGTTTATTTCAAGAATAGGACAATTGTATGTCGGTGCAGGGCATATTCACG GTGCGAAATACAAAGAGCCTGAGTTTAACGCAGCCATGGATCCAGAAGCATACCACATCGTAGCCAACCACAGTTACCCCAGCCAAGTCACAGTAGTCCCCTTTTCACCTATATTAACCCATGTTCAAATTGAAAAG aattGGCGGATCAATGTTCTTGGAAAGATACCAACAGCTGTTTCAagttatatgataaaattcGAACGAAAATCTATTGCCGCTGTTAATTATTGGGCTAATTTAGATCCAGCTGTAATGGCGGTGGCGCTTCGTGAGAGCTTAGTCGAtgagtttaaattatctttaaacactattattttatgtg GTACAGAAAGAGGCGTTACTCCACACGACTTCATTTCGGAAAACCCAAACGCAAGAGTAGTAGTGCAAATCaacaaaatagaatatatgatatttttatatacagtattCTCCACTCCAGTACAAGATTTAGGATTAAGAGATTGA
- the LOC111004479 gene encoding uncharacterized protein C1683.06c-like translates to MSGFLSVVSGFGPKIVIDHDGGADDAMAIFMALLNEKYFNGPNVVAITTVHGNVDEPQVFNNTQRILSIAGRRDIPIYRGSKTAIIKNALSDYYFGRDGLGDNETTLFKPIEAQTDVAAIALINLSQKYQDALTIVTLGPLTNVALAIKLDPEIIARISQIYVAASYINSQGLNKIEFNIKMDVEAYYIMIENGSAEKVTIIPSTQVKQYLNLGKEWRRDVFGVINTDIVRSLNAFERISMGLTEDWRPLDPSAMAIVLEPSLVLEKKLTNTSIFLCGKLRGRTTYNFKSKYPNARVIISADKNVYQHFLIKIFSASINDQNNDKDNTNINDTSNGNESDDNDNEDNNDTVDDSNNI, encoded by the exons ATGTCTGGGTTTCTTAg tgTAGTAAGTGGATTTGGACCAAAAATAGTGATTGATCACGACGGTGGTGCTGACGATGCAATGGCCATTTTTATGGcacttttaaatgaaaaatattttaatgg GCCAAATGTAGTTGCAATAACTACTGTTCATGGGAATGTTGATGAGCCACAAGTgtttaataatacacaaaGAATTTTGAGTATTGCTGGCAGGCGAGAC ataCCAATATATCGTGGATCTAAAACAGCTATTATAAAGAACGCTCTCTCTGACTACTACTTTGGACGTGATGGCCTTGGAGACAACGAAACAACGCTTTTCAAACCTATCGAAGCCCAAACTGATGTTGCTGCAATAGCATTAATTAATCTATCCCAGAAATACCAAG ACGCACTAACAATAGTTACTTTGGGACCCTTGACGAATGTAGCTCTCGCGATAAAATTGGATCCAGAAATTATAGCCCGAATATCTCAAATCTATGTCGCGGCTAGTTATATTAACA gtcAAGGGTTAAACAAAATTgagtttaacataaaaatggaCGTAGAAGCATACTATATCATGATCGAAAATGGTTCAGCTGAAAAAGTTACTATTATTCCTTCAACTCAggtcaaacaatatttaaacttgGGAAAG GAATGGCGTCGGGATGTTTTTGGAGTAATAAACACAGATATAGTACGTTCCTTAAATGCGTTTGAGCGAATATCAATGGGTTTAACGGAGGACTGGAGGCCATTAGATCCTTCCGCAATGGCTATAGTACTAGAACCATCACTGGTTCTagaaaagaaattaacaaatacatCTATTTTCTTGTGTG GTAAATTACGTGGCAGGAcgacttataattttaaatcaaaatatccaAACGCAAGAGTTATAATTTCAGCTGACAAGAATGTTTATCAACATTTTCTGATAAAAATTTTCTCCGCCAGTATAAATGATCAAAATAATGATAAggacaatacaaatattaatgatactaGCAATGGTAATGAAAGTGATGATAACGATAATGAAGACAATAACGACACTGTAGACgattctaataatatataa